Within the Sarcophilus harrisii chromosome 2, mSarHar1.11, whole genome shotgun sequence genome, the region GTCATGTCTTCTCAGCGCACAGTGACCACTTCTGGATGTGTCACTCATTTGGCATTTGCTTTTTGTCTCCTTGCCTGTAAGGACTATGATCCTCTGTAAAGGAAATACTCAGGTATCTCTGCCCTAGTTTTATGTCCCCAAAGGTTCAGAAGCCTGAGTTCATAATAGAATATCAGGAAATGCATATGGAATTGAAATGAACTCTATCAGCCTGAAATAAACAGAATTGAATGTGACTTTGTGATTCAGGGTGTGACAGGGATCAaatcagaaaaattttattttgagaggCTACTAAAAGCTCCTAAAAGTTTGTATTCCCTTccaatttattctcttttaattctctGTTCCTCAGTACCATGATGCTGGGGATAATTCTTTGTAAGTCCCTCAATTAGCTAAACCATTTTGTGGTGGTGATAGTGAGTTGCTttgttgttcggtcatttcagtcatatctgattcttcattacctcatttggggtttcttaCTAAAATATTAGAGTGTTTGCCAttgctttctccagctcattttacagatgtgaaaacaaaGGAAACGGTGACACAACCAGTAAATGTCTAAAGGAAATTTGAACTAAGGAGATGactttcctgactctaggcccagcactctctcATTGCTCCACATAGCTGCAGTCAATTAAAATCCTAAGTTGTTTCTGTGGAATAAATTTACTTTTGCTCTACTTGGACTTCCATGTTTCCAACATGATCTCCCTCATCCATCCAGGCTGGTTACATTAATGTTTCCCAAATAGATCATATATATTCTAACCTTTCTGGTTTGTTATATTTGTTGTCCCACCTTCTTAAAATGCCTGCACTCAACTTCCCTACTATGCCATTGGACTTTAATTGGCAAGAGGTCCCAGTGCTAGGATTATGATGAGACAGGAGTAACATAATCAGATCCTTTTTGTGAGGGAGGCCAATGTTCAGACAcagaaaagtcaaggaaaaatTATAGGTATTAATAGAGATAGAAAGGTCAGTTTCAGAACCTGATAACTAACTCAAGGGACAAGAAATCTTGCAGAAGATCAGAATTAGGAACCCAGTCAAAGAATCTGTTCCACAAAATTTGGAAACCATGAGGTCCTGGCATGCTGTGGATAATGGCAAGTATATTGGAATAATTATGAAGAGAACTATATGGAAGAATATAATGTTTACTAGAATTATTAAGTCTAGGGCTTTTCCTATAGTCTCATTATATTGGAGAccgtgtctgtgtgtgtgtgtgtgtgtgtgtgtgtgtgtgaccaaATACATCAATCAGTGAACCAGGGTTCTTGCTGTAAAAGGCTGTAAGTGACAAATacagcattttacattttatcctgaGATAAAGATGCATCTCCCCAGTTTTCCTGAGTAAGGGAAGATAACACAATCAGacagcatcttttaaaaaatcctttgacAACTGAGTGAAAACTGAATTAGAGTTGGGAGAGAATTGAGAATTGAGAGATGAGTGAGAAGGATATTAAAAAGACCAAGTGAGAAATATTTAGAGCTgagccctggagttaggaagacctgaatttaaatatgatatTTACTAGGGAAGTGGTCTTTGGAAGTAgtaaactctgtctgcctcagtttcttcaatgcAAATGGAGATGAATATAGCATTGATTTCAtggaattgttgtgagaatcaaatgaggtaaaattTGTACAGCACCAGTACAATTGCTGGCACAAAGGAACACATAATAAATGCAGATTTCCCCAGGGAGACTACTAGTTGTTGGTTGTAAATGGAGGAAGAGAgcatatgtgaaaaaatgctttgaAGGTTGAAACAAGATTTGACCAAAGATTAGAGATAAAGTGTgagtaaaaggaaaaagtcaagaataaaaCTGAGGTTGCCAACTTCAGgcagtgcagtagatagagttctaGATTTGGAGTGATGAAGATGCAAGTTCAAATACAATCACAGACATTTACTGTATAATCTTGGAGTCATGTGTAAGtcactatctgcctcagttttatcaattgtaaaatgggagaaataactgcacctacctctcagaattgGTAAGAAGATCAAAGATATTATTGcaaaagcatttagcaaaattaCTATTTTCTATTGTAAAtcctaatttctttccttccttcctaggaATATAAAATCAAAACCATGGGTTCCCAACACTTTGTGGAACAAATCCTTTGACTGGATTCATAATTCCTGATCTCTCAGTTTGATTTCTTGTCCTCTGAGCTATCAGAATCCAAAACTGATCTTCCTGCATCTgttaatatttgcatttttctcctgACTATTCTATGTCTGAACATAGGCATACCTTGTAGAGagtcagaactctggagaagtatccTTGAAACAAGGTGTGGACTtggtggaattgatgagatgatggttctctagttcacatatatacttagcacttagtatggtgatgtaatggttctctagttcacacataatcagtatgctgtaaaaAGTAATTACAATAAGAAGTAATTGTAACAATAAGGgttaagaaggactggaagatacattccatctttgaccagccacataactctcctgccttcatcacttctccactaagatcaaggactcgggctgatccagaggacttcaagaaagctagcccaaacattacactACCTCACAAAAAGTATCAGCCTATGTGACTCTATTACTAAAGAGCAGCaaggaaattcagaaagacaAGGGTTTGTGGGCAAAGATAATCAGCTCAGTTTTGAATTTGAAGAGTTTAAAATGCTTCAGGACAACCAGctgatatttctaaaagtttGTTGATGATTAATGACTAGAATTTTGGGGAAGGTTTGTACATATAGACCTGAGAATAATTGGTATACAGATAATTATCTCCATAGAAGCTGATGAAATCTCCAACCAAATGcacagaaaaagaggaggagaaaaagaggatagAGAGTCTCCTTCCCAGAACATTCATTTAAGGAGGGCATCCAATCAACCACCCCTTCATTTCCCAGCTAATTATACTCTTCTGAACTTCATCATGTCCCCAGGAACTTCATCTCCCTGCAGGGTCACATTAATCCTGAAACTCACACCTCACCAGGACTGTCCTGCCACCagaacttccttccttcttcaaattaGAGGTGAAGGATAGAAGAAAAAAGCTCCTTTCAGAGCCTCCATTTAAAGAAGGTGATCAAGCTAGCCATCCCTTCATTGTTAACCTGTCTACCTCCTCTAGATTCCAACTTGCCTCCACTTTGGAGGATAGTCACCtccctttaacttctttttatctATTATCTTCTACCATTAGTTGTGAGTAATGAGCACCTGttgttatctttctttgtatcctcagtgtttagcacagtgcctaaccatgtaagcacttaataaagttATTGCCTGACTGACAAAGCCTTTGGAGTTATTTGAGTTTTAGTGGAAATGACATGGATAAAGATGCAACCAAGGATACTGAAAAAGAGTAGTCAAATAGGCAGGAGGAGAATCAACAGAGAACAGTGTCatgaaaagtttaaaagaagaaagaatacgGGAAGAGAAAGTGATCAACATTGCCAACAGTTGCAGAGAAGCCAAAAAGGATAAGGATGAAAAAGTGTCATTAGACGTGGCCATTGAAAGATCACTGACAACTTTGAAGAGAGTCGTTTCAATTGGATGATAAGTTTGGGAGCCATAGTACTGAGgatttagaataaaatgaaagatgatgtaaatataattatcagagacaattttttaaaaggtacttTTTAGTTAGGAGTTTGTAATAGAGCAGGATTGCACCCAAAACAAGCAACAGAATAATTTCCCAGAGTAAATGGCAGAAAATGCACTCTCAAATCAAACTTGGAGGAAAATTCAGTTGAGAATGAAGAAACCATGGTCACTATCCAATGGAAGGGGAATTAGAAGGAAACATTGAGACATTATGAGGAGCCTTCCTGGGGGGTGGAAAGCAGGGAGTATAGGAGGAAATACACATTCTGGTAGCTTACTATTTTGAAAATCAATGCTTACAAATGCACTGTAAAATTTAGCTCATCCTCTACTGGTAAGAATTCAAATATTCAATTTTGGTGTTTAGAAACACAAATAGAATTGCTCTATTTATAACCTTTTTGACtgtccaatttttatttttcacccaGCTGTTCTGAATTACATAGAACTTGATGAACATCACTTAGAACTCTCAGAATCAACCTTCGGATAAGTCAGGTTTATCTTTCTGATCTAAGCTGAGGTACAAGATGAATTGAAATTCTAGTTGTACCACTTCTTCTTCATTTGtctatctgcaaagagtgacttGGTCTATTGTATTCAATTTAGTCTTAGATGAAATTAATCAGGAGTGTGAATAGAATCAGATTATATGGGTTTGCATCTAGGAATAGATGAATGGGATTTCTATTCCAATTGCTAGATGCCATAGAGTTTGTTCAATCTAGAATAGACTCTAAGTGTTGAACTAGTTTAGTGCAATGATCTAGAGATTGATAAGCGATTAATAGAATTTATGGCTACAGTCctattagaacataaggtttCTAGAAAGGCTTTGAAATCTAGGTTTCATGGCAATCTAAGGATGTAAATGTAGCTTTctagttttattactttttaaatgtcattcatcctaattatttgaaatttactAAATAGAAGTAGCCAGACCAAGGACACAATTTGTAATTGTTTCAGATCTAATTATTGCTGAAGCATGTTAAGTTAAAGAATCACATATTAGATATGTTCTGGGATGGCTTGAGAAATCAGATAAAGGATTGTTGATCATTCTGGAAAAAATGGCACTTTGCTGATATCAAAGCTCCTGAAGATGGTTAGCAATTTGTATGTCTGAAAAATTAGGATAAGAATACAGTCTAGTGAGAATTACATAAGTAAATGAAATGGTGAATTTCATGGAGTGGTACAGACAATTAGGGTACAAAGGTAAGTCAAAAAGCATTGCTATTACTGccttttcaaggaaaactgaattttactttatcatagcttttttttattttgatattcttttaaTTAGTCCGCTTCTGTCTTTGCCTCAAGATCTAGGTGTAATGTGACTAATTCCACTAGACTTCTCATGTCTTATTTCTGAACACAAATTTGGTCTAATTCAGTAATTGTTTGATCTAGGTTATTCTGGAACATGCTCTTAGAAGACTTTAAGGATCACCTACCTTAATCATGTTCTGGGACACAGGCGTCTGTAGAAACAAAGACATGTGTGAATGCATTTCTTTCCCAAAAGCACTTGCTACTACAGCTCCCCAGCTGAACAATGTTTTAAGCAATTAGATATGGTCTGCTAAGAAGTTAGGATAGAACAGCTGCTAAGGTGAGGAAATAACTAGAATGCAAGGGGAAGGGAGTGGGTACGGAACAGAAGattgagggaaaagggaggataGAGTCAAAACTCCATTGCTGTTACCTTCTTGCTCAGGGAAAATGATTTTACTTTCATCACAGCTTCTCTCTTTTGTGAACTTCTGATAGTCTTCCATAGCTTTAGGGTCCACTTCTGTGTTTGGACCTACAGGGAGAGACcaggctaaataaattatagttctCACTAGACCCTTCTCTGTTCCTTATTTCTGCAAGAGACACCTTTTATTGTGAAAGTCTATGGTTTAATAAGTTGAATTGACAGCataaagaaagaacagaagagaaTTTAGGGGAAgggtaaacattttttaatattctgccAACTAATTCCCTACCTCCAATACTCCCCATCATCATCTTTATGGCAAATGCCTATATAAATCTCTCAcacttgcatttttaaaaaggtccTAATGCTCTAAAATTTCCAGAAAAGTGGTGACAAAAAGGATAAGGAATGAAAGCACTTATGCATGTttgccttctccctccttctcctactTTGTTCAAATCAGGATTTCCCTCATATTGTCTCATTAAAGACAAATTGAGTCAGTAGCTGCAACTaggaaatttgttatttaataagACTTATGTTACCTTCAACATGCAGCAGACAAAATCTTTGAAATAATTCATGGAATCCCCTAGCCTCTTTTCTGGATTTTGATTTGTTTCAAATTCAAaatggaggagaagggagaaattctccccaccccctctttgGAGGAATCAACATGGGCAGGTTCCAGTAGCTGCCCCATATTTTGATATTGTTCTCTTGTTGGGATGCACAGAATTACGTGGTACTTACCCAAAAGTTTAATCATGTTGAACCGTTCCCCATGGAAGTGGCCTTCACACTCAAAAATCCAATTATTTGGCACGGAGGTCTGGGTTACACGCACTTTGTGTATATGCTGGAAGTTCCCCTCTGTGGAGAAGCAGTGGGAAATATAGTTTCAGCGTTCTTAATCTTCTTAGAAAATACCTTTTGGGAAGAGACTGAGGCAAGCTTTAGATTTAATGTTTTTCTAAGTAGCCAGCTTCCAAGGATCACAAAAGAGAGTTGTTAGGACAGGTTCCCCTTCAACCAtatatagcattttgttttccaaCTTGCCATTGAAATTATCATGTAATATTGTCTGTTATAAGACCACAGGATACAATGACTTTGAATTTTCAAGAACCTTAAAAACATTTAATCTAATTCCTCATGTTTAAGATAAGGAAGCAGACATTCAATAAGGTTAATTAATTGAGTCAGAGATAAAGTAATAGATAGAGACCTAACCTTGgttagatctgagttcaaaaccttgCTCTCACtctgagcaattcatttaacctctcagggacccaggtaactctctaagattcTGCTGATCTTCATTGATTCAGAGAGTTCACTCACTGAAAATTCCTGATGCCAGTTAAATCATAGGTCAGATCCAATCTGCTTGTGCCTTAAACAGGAGTGAAGTCTTATTTGAATTTTGCCCCTTATTCATTGAACAACACGATTCTGTGAATATTAAAGTTAACTAATACATTTGAATGAGGGCAATGTCTGGTCTTTAGGACATGCTTCATGATCTACTCTGTTCAGTATATAAATAGATTCTTCCATCTTCACCATCAACAGAATTCTGAGacagtttaattttattcttgGCATCTCTTCCACCTCCTAATTCCACAGTCCCAGACACCCATCTCTGCTGTGGTACCCCACCCTTACCCATCCCTCTAAGAGGCACTCCTCATGTTCTTGGTATCAGCATGTTAATGTGCCCTTTTGTCTCCTGTATGTCCTAATTACACATGGGAATCCTTAGAATAGCCTCCATGAGACAATGTCTTTACTTAAAGAACATCTAGTGGTAAATATTTCAGAGCCAGGGATAGAGGCTAAGGATGTGTTCTTATGGTTTCCCAATGCAAAAGATAAGGGTAGCTGCCTAGCCTGTTTTTGCCACCCTGAGCTAAGTTGGGCCCAGGGATATGGTCAATCATGTCTACAGGAAGACAGACTAATTCAGTCCATGTCATGGGAAAAGCTGCCCAATTGCTGTCAAGCAGACTCAGACTTTGAACATTAGGGCTACAGTTCAAATCATCTCTGAGACCTGTGATTCCTTAATACAGTCCCTTTAATGTGGCATTGGGGTTACTTACGTATGATGTATTCATTGGCATGTTCTGTTTTCTCCAatatcactttaatttctttgcacTTGTCATTCTCCCTGAGAAACAGAACATATAGGGATAGTTTTGCTGGAGATAAGAAGTAATGTCATCAAAATTTTTGAAAGGTGGCTTCACTTCCTTGCTCCTGATCCAGTTCTCAATTGAGGAAAATACAGCACAAGCAGATCAATACACAAACCTGTACTCGATTTCCACTCATAAATAATTGTATGATTTCCCATCCATCTTTTGACCATCAGATATTCTGGAGGTCAAGCGAAACATCTGGGAATCTTAGAATACCATGATCTCTAAGGAATAAAAATCACAGGTAACTCtaagggaaatgatgaaagaCGCATGGAATGAGTAGGCTGAAATGTAAAACCTACGATGATAACTGGTGTGATAAAGGGACTGACagaagaaatgagggaaattagAGGAAGCCTGAGACCGTGAGGGAACTGGCAGTTAGACAATTACTCAGAAAGTCAACTAATGGTTGCTAAGGAAACATTTCACCCATTGGTGGCAAAAATAAGCCTAATCTTCATATTGATAGGTGAAAACATAACTACTAAGTGATCAAGTTAGGTGAGCAGAGAATATAGAATTATTAGCTCTAGTTGTGGTCCTTAAACAGAGGttataaaagaataaacaagCTGATAGAGCTGTTTTATACAGGCTACTTACTTCATGGTAAATTTGACCTCCACATTACCGTTATCAAGTTGGGTGATGGTAATGGGTGGGAAGGTCTCATGATTCTCCCCAGGAATTTCCTTGTTTGCCACAACAGCATTTAGATGGTATACGCCCTAGAGAAAATCATAATTCATTGCCAGGGcttgaggaaggaaaaatgaaggagagaggTCTCTCCCTTCCACAAATTTTCTTTGTGTATAGAAGCATTTATTATACTCAGTCCCTTCTTTGACCATAACCCTAACATAAACAAAAATTGCCCTAGCCTCTACATCAGGCATCATAATGGAGCTGGTAGAGTAATGAGCAAATGAGAAGTTGTCAGGAAGAGATCAATGGCTTTAACCAAACATCCAAACCTATAATAAAGTTACCCCAGTGTTCCATGACACAATTTGAAGCAGAGATTTGGCTTTGAACCCACAAACTAAATCCCTAGAGATAGTGACTTTGAATCCTTTGATATCTAATTCCACTTTGGAATATGACTTGTTTGGAATGTTTGTTTGGGGACAAAATTATCTGGATTGTATCCCTTTCCAGTTCCAGCAAAAGACGAATAAAATCCTTGCTTTGATATCTACTTTCTACACATACTCAATTTAATATTGTCTAGTTAAGTCCATGGCTCTAAAGTCACTGCCCCTTGTAGAATGGGGTCTCAAGAGCTCCACATCCTCCTAGAAGAACCCTAGAAGAAGGTTATAATTTTGAAACGATAGCCTCTTTCTTGCATACATGCCCCCTCCAATCCATAAGATGTCCCAATGCAATCTTACCCCCAATTCTCTAGAAGAGTTTGATTCTTCAGCATGGAGGATGGAGAACAGACTTAGTGCTATGGTTAGAAAAAGGACCTTCATCTTGACAGACTTTTCACAGGGCCTTTCCTTCAATCATCCAGTGAAGCTGGTTAGAATGTGTATTCCTCTCCTGAaatctgtctctctatatatcttgAGATCAGTGTGACACTGAAAACTGATCTCTTTTTTACACAATGCTTGTCATACAATGGGGCAATGGGGGCATAGGGAGAAGTTAAAtagcatattattatttttggaacCATCACACCTTTCTGATTTGTCAGTGACTATTCATTAAAATCCATCCAAAGAATCAACAAAACCTATTTTTTGAGCATCTTCATCCTCCATGAGTTTTAATAATTGAAGTGTTTCTCTTGAATAGGtcgagagaatataataaagacaatactacctaaactaatctatttatttagtgctataccaatcaaactcccaagaaactattttactgacctagaaaaaataacaacaaaattcatctggaagaacaaaaggtcaagaatttcaagggaactaatgaaaaatagtcaaatgaaggtggcctagccgtagcagatctaaaaccatattataaagcagcagtcactaaaaccatttggtactggctaagaaatagaactagttgatcagtggaataggttaagttcacagaacaaaatagtcaataactatagcaatctagtatttgacaaacccaaaaaccccagtttttgggataagaattcattatttgacaaaaactgctgggaaaactggaaattagtatggcagaaactaggcattgacctacatttaacaccatacaccaagataagatcaaaatgggttcatgatttaggcataaagaatgagattataaattaattaggggaacataagatagtttacctctcagaactatggaggaggaaggaatttgtgaccaaaaaactagagaccattattgatcacaaaatagaaattttttattatattaagttaaaaggtgtttttttttttacaaacaaaactaatgcagacaagattagaagggaagcaataaactgggaaaacatttttacagtcaaaggttctgataaaggcctcatttccaaaatatatagagaattgactcaaatttataagaaatcaaatcattctccagttgataaatggtcaaaggatataaacagacaattttcagatgacaaaattgaaactatttctagccatgtgaaaagattctccaagtcattattaatcaaagaaatgcaaattaagacaactctgagataccactatacccctctcagattggctaagatgacaggaaaagataatcatgaatattgagaggatgtgggaaaacagggacactgatacgttgttggtgaaattgtgaatgcatccaaccattctggagagcaatttggaactatgctcaaaaagttatcaaattgtgcataccctttgatccaacagtgttactactgagattatatcccaaagagatcataaagaagggaaaaggacccatatgtgcaaaaatgtttgtggtagccctttttatagtgtctagaaacttgaaattgaatggctgcccattgattggagaatagctgaataaattgtggtatatgaattttatggaaaattattgttctgtaagaaatgaccagcaggatgatttcagaaaggcttggagaaacttacatgaactgatgctaagtgaaatgagcagaaccaggagatcattatatacttcaacaacaatactatatgatcatcaattctgatggacgtgactctcttcaacaatgagattcaACAATGGATCAAcaatccaaaccagttccaagtgttcagtaatgaagaaaatcaactacacccagagagagaattatgggaaatgaatgtggaccacaacataacatttccactctttctgttattgtttgcttgcatttttgttttccttctcaggttttttaccttctttttagatctgatttttcttgtacagcaagataattgtataaatgtgtatacatatattgtatttaacatataccttaatatatttaacatgtattagactacctgccatctaggggagagagcggaggggaaggaggggaaaagttagaagagaaggttttgcaagagtcagtattgaaaaattgcccatgcatatgttttataaatagaaagcgaaaataaaaaaatttaaataattgaatcaCTTTTGATGGAAAGAAGATTATCATCAAAAAAGGAAGTTGTCAAGCATACTTtacttaaaataacaaaaaaaaactgtgacTTCATTCAAATGCTACCTAACTTCCACTCACACCTCCTCACTTTTCTGACATATTTTGTGATGTTTTTCAGGTACATTGGAGACCTCCCTTTAGTCTTGTATCCATGATTTAATGAAAGTACAAGAGTCAAGAAATCAGAGTATCCAGCTTTGAAGTCTAGTTCTATTATTCACTTAATCTTAGACTAGGCTCTTCCCCTATCAGTTGTAAAGGACTTTATCATTCTCCCATTCCCCCATTTCCCTAACTATACTGAATTAGTGGTGTGGATAAGTCTCCAATGATCTAGAGCAATTTTTTAACAAAGAGAGGGGCACATTCTGATCTTCTAGTTGGACGAAATTTGCATGTGCCTCTTGTCAAATTTTGTTGAAAGATGTCCCCTAGCTTCAACACCAAAGAAAGCACTTTGTTTTCTGATCTTTTGAGCAGCTGAAGTTCCTGCTTGACACCTAAAGATATAGATAAACTTAGTCGGCTTCAAGAGTGTGGGCTCTGAAGGAGATATTGCAGTTCAGAATTAGACCTGAATTTTTCTGGTCAAGGTAAGATTCTATGGAGCCTCTAAAAACTGTTTCGCCTCTTTGAAGACAATACATTGCTTATTTGTGGATCATTTAGCTCAGTAATAACCTCATTTAACTCTTTCTAGGAAATTAGATCTTCTATTGAAAGTTTAACTCTCTGACTTGCTGAAAATCAgttacattatttatttaaagtttttcagaAAGCtcattaatcaacaagtatttattaagtgattactttgtgccagtcactgtgccaACCAATAGACAAAAAAAGATTAGTTTTGGTCCCTCAAGGAGTATACATTCTAAGCGTTGTTTGTTTGTTGCAAAgtaattgggggttaagtgacttgcccaaggtcacacagctattaagtgtctgagacccaatttaaactcagatcctcctgatttcagagtcaGTGTTCTACTCACTGGGTCATTCAGCTGACCCCAGGAGTATACATTCCGATAGGGAAACAACAtgaatatatatagcatatacaaAATATCTATCCTTCCATAAAATAACTGCCAATTAAATTAAGGGACAAGGGAATTATTATCAACTGGCAAGACTAGTAAAGTCCTATTGAATGAGATGGCATTCAATTTGTATTTTGAAGGAAGCT harbors:
- the LOC105749804 gene encoding late lactation protein B-like; protein product: MKVLFLTIALSLFSILHAEESNSSRELGGVYHLNAVVANKEIPGENHETFPPITITQLDNGNVEVKFTMKENDKCKEIKVILEKTEHANEYIIQGNFQHIHKVRVTQTSVPNNWIFECEGHFHGERFNMIKLLGPNTEVDPKAMEDYQKFTKERSCDESKIIFPEQEDACVPEHD